A window of Cucurbita pepo subsp. pepo cultivar mu-cu-16 chromosome LG06, ASM280686v2, whole genome shotgun sequence contains these coding sequences:
- the LOC111796444 gene encoding low-temperature-induced cysteine proteinase-like: MGTYRSSPILALLFFLLVTLPSALTSSIIPERTDDEVMALYDQWRAKHGKLHNHLGPESQNRFHIFKDNLKYIDEINAQNLPYRLGLNVFADLTNEEYRSKYLGAKIAAGSRRNKTSSRYQPRLGDEVPDSIDWREKGAVAPIKDQGSCGSCWAFSTIAAVEGINQIVTGDLVALSEQELVDCDISYNEGCNGGLMDYAFEFIINNGGIDTEEDYPYKGYDSTCIQSKKNARVVSIDDYEDVPVNNEKALQKAAAKQVVAVAIEGGGRSFQLYRSGIFTGRCGTDLDHGVNVVGYGSEGGVDYWIVRNSWGASWGESGYIRMQRNVASPKGLCGIAMEPSYPIKTGLNPPNPGPTPPSPVEPPTPVEPPTPVKPPTVCDEYYDCPAAETCCCLFQFSNTCFVWGCCPLESATCCDDLYSCCPHDYPVCDVGAGTCLKSKNDVFGVKAMRRTAAVAKPSWALGGGVSVGKSSA; the protein is encoded by the exons ATGGGAACATACCGATCCTCCCCCATTCTGgctctcctcttcttcctcctcgtAACTTTACCGTCGGCGTTGACCTCTTCGATCATCCCCGAGAGGACGGACGATGAAGTGATGGCGCTCTACGATCAGTGGCGTGCCAAGCACGGGAAGTTGCACAACCACTTGGGACCGGAAAGCCAGAATCGATTCCACATCTTCAAGGACAATCTCAAGTACATCGATGAAATCAACGCCCAAAATTTGCCCTATCGATTAGGTTTGAACGTGTTCGCAGATCTGACGAACGAGGAGTACCGATCCAAGTACTTGGGAGCTAAAATCGCCGCTGGTTCAAGGCGAAACAAGACGAGCAGCCGCTATCAGCCTCGCCTTGGGGATGAAGTCCCGGACTCCATCGATTGGAGGGAGAAAGGAGCCGTCGCTCCCATTAAAGACCAAGGAAGTTGTG GGAGTTGCTGGGCGTTCTCAACTATAGCTGCCGTGGAAGGCATAAACCAGATTGTTACAGGCGACTTGGTAGCACTATCAGAACAGGAGCTGGTGGATTGTGACATTTCTTACAACGAAGGTTGCAATGGTGGCCTAATGGACTATGCCTTCGAGTTCATCATCAACAATGGCGGCATTGATACTGAAGAAGATTATCCTTATAAAGGCTATGATAGCACCTGCATCCAATCTAAG AAAAATGCTAGGGTCGTTTCAATCGATGATTATGAAGACGTCCCTGTAAACAATGAAAAAGCACTGCAAAAAGCAGCTGCTAAACAGGTTGTGGCTGTTGCCATTGAAGGGGGAGGTAGAAGTTTCCAGCTATATCGATCG GGTATATTCACTGGAAGATGTGGGACAGATTTGGATCATGGTGTTAATGTGGTTGGATATGGGTCTGAAGGGGGCGTCGATTACTGGATTGTGAGAAACTCATGGGGTGCGAGCTGGGGTGAAAGTGGCTACATCAGGATGCAACGTAACGtcgcttccccaaaaggtctctgTGGGATTGCAATGGAGCCTTCTTACCCCATTAAAACCGGACTAAACCCACCTAATCCAGGCCCGACTCCTCCAAGTCCGGTGGAACCCCCAACTCCGGTGGAACCCCCAACTCCGGTGAAACCCCCAACTGTATGCGATGAATATTACGACTGTCCCGCCGCAGAAACTTGCTGCTGCCTCTTCCAGTTTTCAAACACATGCTTTGTATGGGGATGCTGCCCACTGGAAAGCGCCACCTGCTGTGATGACCTTTACAGCTGCTGCCCCCATGACTACCCCGTCTGTGACGTCGGTGCTGGAACCTGCTTGAAG AGCAAGAATGACGTTTTCGGAGTGAAGGCGATGAGGCGCACTGCAGCTGTAGCCAAACCATCGTGGGCACTTGGAGGAGGTGTGAGTGTTGGGAAGAGCAGTGCTTAA
- the LOC111796447 gene encoding uncharacterized protein LOC111796447 isoform X2, producing the protein MEQRKNVAILPIQMFDPFIDLHMILIIIGPCGNCHCSLFTRLYVKETKEGGELICSLENRGFLNSAGEELQNADLQVLFSAVKHYSSGCLLFKTI; encoded by the exons ATGGAGCAACGAAAGAACGTTGCCATTTTGCCTATTCAAATGTTTGATCCATTTATTGATCTGCATATGATTCTGATCATCATTGGCCCATGTGGAAATTGCCACTGCAGTTTGTTTACGAGACTCTATGTTAAGGAGACAAAG GAGGGGGGGGAACTCATTTGTTCACTGGAAAATCGAGGTTTCCTCAATTCTGCTGGTGAAG AGTTGCAGAATGCTGACCTACAAGTCCTTTTCTCTGCGGTCAAACATTACAGCTCCGGTTGCTTGTTATTCAAAACAATTTGA
- the LOC111796446 gene encoding uncharacterized protein LOC111796446: protein MPASRCSKYHDCSFPFNGEEKDQYRANRFSFSKMESGLPMLNCLLQHTLRSLCLSSDSCSSTSSKWVYAIFWRILPRNFPPPKWEFGGSALDRSKGNKRNWILVWEDGFCDFHECERAAGGCLTGRFGVDLFFKMSHEVYSYGEGLVGKVGAENNHKWVFRDSATESDPNLVSSWNSSIEPQPRAWESQFKSGIQTIAVIAVREGVVQLGSFDKVPEDLNLVINVQRKFSYLHSMPGIFAVQRPYLPSQHPYVLKPDVQMIENQSTGLKRLFSSMLDESPIKSINLGWNTPHPLASGSPVWPIPPLLPSTSCGFGTFKSKIPSNGTPPCEVDDRPDAVQLMSINHPNLNTLKATNSEVKIETSSQLDAAQETEEKPSCLNPRFGFGETSQNGQSLN, encoded by the exons ATGCCAGCGAGTAGGTGTAGTAAGTACCATGATTGCTCCTTCCCATTTAATGGTGAAGAGAAAGACCAGTACAGAGCCAATCGGTTTTCTTTCAGTAAAATGGAAAGTGGCCTTCCCATGCTTAACTGTCTGTTGCAACACACTTTAAGGAGTTTATGTTTGTCTTCAGACTCTTGTAGCTCTACCTCTTCTAAGTGGGTTTATGCCATTTTCTGGAGGATCCTCCCTAGAAACTTTCCTCCTCCCAA GTGGGAGTTTGGTGGGAGTGCTCTTGATCGCTCTAAAGGAAACAAGAGGAACTG GATTCTTGTTTGGGAAGATGGGTTTTGTGATTTCCATGAATGTGAAAGAGCAGCAGGTGGGTGTCTTACAGGGAGGTTTGGAGTTGATCTCTTCTTCAAAATGTCTCACGAGGTTTACAGTTATGGAGAAGG ATTAGTGGGAAAAGTTGGTGCTGAGAATAATCATAAATGGGTTTTCAGAGATAGCGCAACTGAAAGTGATCCGAACCTCGTCTCCTCATGGAACTCATCCATTGAGCCT CAACCTCGAGCCTGGGAATCTCAGTTTAAATCAGGCATTCAG ACAATTGCAGTCATTGCTGTACGAGAAGGCGTAGTTCAGCTGGGCTCTTTTGATAAg GTCCCGGAAGATCTCAATTTAGTCATTAATGTGCAGAGGAAATTCAGCTACCTGCACAGCATGCCAGGTATCTTTGCTGTTCAAAGGCCCTACCTTCCTAGCCAACATccatacgttttaaaaccagaTGTCCAGATGATCGAAAACCAATCTACTGGGTTGAAGAGATTGTTCAGCTCTATGCTTGATGAATCTCCTATCAAATCCATCAACTTAGGCTGGAACACCCCACATCCCTTGGCCTCTGGATCGCCAGTGTGGCCAATCCCAcctcttcttccttccacTTCATGCGGTTTTGGAACTTTTAAATCAAAGATTCCTTCTAATGGCACCCCGCCTTGTGAAGTCGATGATCGTCCCGATGCAGTTCAACTAATGTCCATTAACCACCCGAACCTGAATACATTGAAGGCTACCAACTCAGAAGTAAAGATAGAAACCTCCAGCCAGTTAGATGCAGCTCAAGAAACAGAAGAGAAACCAAGTTGCTTAAATCCTAGATTCGGGTTTGGAGAGACAAGCCAGAATGGTCAAAGTCTCAATTAA
- the LOC111797617 gene encoding probable WRKY transcription factor 7 isoform X2 — MLLLNNNMAVELMVGFGDATTATNFTPKLEENAAVSAVQEAASAGIQSVQNFLRLMSHTPNQHHSQHDSSTSTTPNAIAPYDAVADSVVSNFKKVISLLDRNRTGHARFRRAPVLHTPPPPPPPKVKPLQHQDPSSSSAPQVQVKKQESVSAFKVYCPTPSSVVRLPPLPHNNPHQPSHPPNTFQAQQNTSSVVLKNGSVDRKDPTTTINFVASPPISAANSYISSLTGDTESLQPSMSSGFQFTHMSQVSSAGKPPLSTSSLKRKCNSMDDSAMKCASSSGRCHCSKKRKNRIKRVIRVPAVSSKLADIPPDDYSWRKYGQKPIKGSPHPRGYYKCSSLRGCPARKHVERALDDPTMLIVTYENDHNHAHSTETPATLVLESS; from the exons ATGCTCCTTCTCAACAATAACATGGCCGTGGAGCTCATGGTGGGGTTTGGGGATGCTACCACCGCTACTAATTTCACGCCCAAGTTGGAAGAAAATGCCGCTGTTTCTGCTGTTCAAGAAGCCGCTTCTGCTGGGATTCAGAGCGTCCAGAATTTCCTCCGATTGATGTCCCATACCCCTAATCAACACCACTCCCAACACGATTCTTCCACCTCCACTACTCCCAATGCTATCGCTCCATACGATGCCGTAGCCGATTCCGTCGTCAGCAATTTCAAGAAGGTCATTTCTTTGCTCGATCGGAATAGAACCGGTCATGCCCGCTTCAGAAGGGCGCCGGTTCTTCATACTCCCCCGCCGCCTCCTCCACCGAAGGTCAAGCCGTTGCAGCACCAAGATCCGAGTTCGTCATCAGCCCCTCAGGTTCAAGTAAAGAAACAGGAATCAGTCTCTGCTTTTAAGGTTTATTGCCCCACGCCCTCCTCTGTTGTGCGTTTGCCTCCTCTGCCTCACAACAACCCCCATCAGCCTTCTCATCCACCGAATACTTTCCAAGCACAGCAAAATACTTCGTCGGTGGTACTAAAAAATGGGTCTGTAGATAGAAAAGATCCGACTACCACCATCAACTTCGTAGCCTCGCCCCCGATTTCCGCTGCAAATTCCTATATTTCATCGCTAACCGGAGACACCGAAAGCTTACAGCCATCTATGTCATCTGGGTTCCAGTTCACCCACATGTCCCAGGTCTCTTCCGCCGGAAAGCCCCCACTTTCAACCTCCTCGCTAAAGAGAAAATGCAATTCTATGGACGATTCCGCCATGAAGTGTGCCTCATCCTCCGGTCGGTGTCACTGTTCTAAGAAGAG GAAAAACAGGATAAAAAGAGTCATCAGAGTTCCCGCGGTGAGCTCGAAACTTGCGGATATCCCACCGGACGATTACTCCTGGAGAAAGTACGGCCAAAAACCCATTAAAGGCTCTCCCCATCCAAG GGGATATTACAAATGTAGCAGTCTGAGAGGCTGTCCAGCACGGAAACACGTAGAACGTGCCTTAGACGATCCAACAATGCTGATTGTAACTTACGAAAACGATCACAATCACGCCCACTCCACCGAAACACCTGCAACGCTTGTTCTGGAATCGTCATAA
- the LOC111796447 gene encoding uncharacterized protein LOC111796447 isoform X1, which yields MEQRKNVAILPIQMFDPFIDLHMILIIIGPCGNCHCSLFTRLYVKETKWKCYRRGGNSFVHWKIEVSSILLVKSCRMLTYKSFSLRSNITAPVACYSKQFD from the exons ATGGAGCAACGAAAGAACGTTGCCATTTTGCCTATTCAAATGTTTGATCCATTTATTGATCTGCATATGATTCTGATCATCATTGGCCCATGTGGAAATTGCCACTGCAGTTTGTTTACGAGACTCTATGTTAAGGAGACAAAG TGGAAATGTTACAGGAGGGGGGGGAACTCATTTGTTCACTGGAAAATCGAGGTTTCCTCAATTCTGCTGGTGAAG AGTTGCAGAATGCTGACCTACAAGTCCTTTTCTCTGCGGTCAAACATTACAGCTCCGGTTGCTTGTTATTCAAAACAATTTGATTGA
- the LOC111797617 gene encoding probable WRKY transcription factor 7 isoform X1, whose translation MLLLNNNMAVELMVGFGDATTATNFTPKLEENAAVSAVQEAASAGIQSVQNFLRLMSHTPNQHHSQHDSSTSTTPNAIAPYDAVADSVVSNFKKVISLLDRNRTGHARFRRAPVLHTPPPPPPPKVKPLQHQDPSSSSAPQVQVKKQESVSAFKVYCPTPSSVVRLPPLPHNNPHQPSHPPNTFQAQQNTSSVVLKNGSVDRKDPTTTINFVASPPISAANSYISSLTGDTESLQPSMSSGFQFTHMSQVSSAGKPPLSTSSLKRKCNSMDDSAMKCASSSGRCHCSKKSRKNRIKRVIRVPAVSSKLADIPPDDYSWRKYGQKPIKGSPHPRGYYKCSSLRGCPARKHVERALDDPTMLIVTYENDHNHAHSTETPATLVLESS comes from the exons ATGCTCCTTCTCAACAATAACATGGCCGTGGAGCTCATGGTGGGGTTTGGGGATGCTACCACCGCTACTAATTTCACGCCCAAGTTGGAAGAAAATGCCGCTGTTTCTGCTGTTCAAGAAGCCGCTTCTGCTGGGATTCAGAGCGTCCAGAATTTCCTCCGATTGATGTCCCATACCCCTAATCAACACCACTCCCAACACGATTCTTCCACCTCCACTACTCCCAATGCTATCGCTCCATACGATGCCGTAGCCGATTCCGTCGTCAGCAATTTCAAGAAGGTCATTTCTTTGCTCGATCGGAATAGAACCGGTCATGCCCGCTTCAGAAGGGCGCCGGTTCTTCATACTCCCCCGCCGCCTCCTCCACCGAAGGTCAAGCCGTTGCAGCACCAAGATCCGAGTTCGTCATCAGCCCCTCAGGTTCAAGTAAAGAAACAGGAATCAGTCTCTGCTTTTAAGGTTTATTGCCCCACGCCCTCCTCTGTTGTGCGTTTGCCTCCTCTGCCTCACAACAACCCCCATCAGCCTTCTCATCCACCGAATACTTTCCAAGCACAGCAAAATACTTCGTCGGTGGTACTAAAAAATGGGTCTGTAGATAGAAAAGATCCGACTACCACCATCAACTTCGTAGCCTCGCCCCCGATTTCCGCTGCAAATTCCTATATTTCATCGCTAACCGGAGACACCGAAAGCTTACAGCCATCTATGTCATCTGGGTTCCAGTTCACCCACATGTCCCAGGTCTCTTCCGCCGGAAAGCCCCCACTTTCAACCTCCTCGCTAAAGAGAAAATGCAATTCTATGGACGATTCCGCCATGAAGTGTGCCTCATCCTCCGGTCGGTGTCACTGTTCTAAGAAGAG CAGGAAAAACAGGATAAAAAGAGTCATCAGAGTTCCCGCGGTGAGCTCGAAACTTGCGGATATCCCACCGGACGATTACTCCTGGAGAAAGTACGGCCAAAAACCCATTAAAGGCTCTCCCCATCCAAG GGGATATTACAAATGTAGCAGTCTGAGAGGCTGTCCAGCACGGAAACACGTAGAACGTGCCTTAGACGATCCAACAATGCTGATTGTAACTTACGAAAACGATCACAATCACGCCCACTCCACCGAAACACCTGCAACGCTTGTTCTGGAATCGTCATAA